One stretch of Roseimicrobium sp. ORNL1 DNA includes these proteins:
- a CDS encoding GDSL-type esterase/lipase family protein gives MRALFFLTLPFYAVLLSTSPVRADEKAQSANTAIVPAGKLEKDFYEWEERHAAAMAVKDQLKPEVVLIGDSITHLWGGQPNEPKGNRGAEAWKALFGEHPALNLGFGWDRTQNVLKRIELGELDGLSPKAVVIHIGTNNLAGTKNARENTPDEIVEGIALIVQRVQEKFPTAKVIVMAVFPRGEKPDNSRRVQVNAINERLVKKMEATKGVTYLDVTAKLTNADGTISKDVMPDFLHPGAKGYAIWAEALKPVLPR, from the coding sequence ATGCGCGCCCTCTTCTTCCTCACACTCCCCTTCTACGCAGTGCTGCTGAGCACGTCGCCCGTTCGCGCGGACGAGAAAGCCCAGTCCGCCAACACCGCCATCGTCCCGGCAGGAAAGTTGGAAAAGGATTTCTACGAGTGGGAGGAACGTCACGCCGCCGCCATGGCCGTGAAAGACCAGCTCAAACCTGAGGTGGTGCTCATTGGGGACTCCATCACGCACCTGTGGGGCGGTCAGCCGAATGAGCCCAAGGGGAATCGCGGTGCCGAGGCGTGGAAGGCTCTCTTTGGCGAACATCCCGCGCTCAATCTCGGCTTTGGCTGGGACCGCACGCAGAATGTGCTGAAGCGCATTGAGCTAGGTGAGTTGGATGGCCTTTCGCCGAAGGCGGTGGTGATCCACATCGGCACGAACAACCTCGCCGGCACCAAGAACGCCCGTGAAAACACCCCGGACGAAATCGTGGAAGGCATCGCCCTGATTGTGCAGCGTGTGCAGGAGAAGTTCCCCACGGCGAAAGTGATTGTGATGGCAGTGTTCCCTCGCGGTGAGAAGCCGGACAACAGCCGCCGTGTGCAGGTGAATGCGATCAACGAGCGTCTCGTGAAGAAGATGGAAGCCACCAAGGGAGTGACCTATCTCGATGTCACCGCGAAGCTCACGAATGCCGATGGCACGATCTCGAAAGATGTGATGCCGGACTTCCTGCATCCCGGCGCGAAGGGTTATGCCATTTGGGCGGAGGCGCTGAAGCCGGTGCTGCCGCGGTGA
- a CDS encoding response regulator transcription factor: MKSSILLIEDEPQMRSNMRTVLELEGYHVQAVSNGRLGIEALRADKPDLVLCDVMMPELDGYGVLALMRSKSETVDIPFIFLTAKGEKADVRTGMNSGADDYLVKPVGIRDLIDAIESRLRRKREQVVNAVPALPSFDSPTPLESLGLTPKEAEVLLWIAQGKSNSETAILLGSAEATVKKHMERILQKLDVENRGAAALIAIETLTRA; encoded by the coding sequence ATGAAATCCAGCATCCTGCTCATCGAAGACGAACCCCAGATGCGCTCGAACATGCGCACGGTGTTGGAGCTCGAAGGCTACCATGTGCAAGCCGTGTCCAACGGTCGCCTCGGCATTGAAGCCCTGCGAGCGGACAAGCCGGATCTCGTGCTCTGCGACGTGATGATGCCGGAGCTGGATGGCTACGGCGTGCTCGCCCTCATGCGCAGCAAGAGCGAGACGGTGGACATCCCCTTTATCTTCCTCACGGCGAAAGGCGAGAAGGCGGACGTCCGCACCGGCATGAACAGCGGCGCGGATGACTACCTCGTAAAACCCGTCGGCATCCGCGATCTCATCGACGCAATCGAGTCACGCCTGCGCCGGAAGCGCGAGCAGGTGGTGAATGCCGTGCCTGCTCTTCCCAGTTTCGACTCACCCACTCCCCTTGAGTCGCTGGGCCTCACGCCGAAGGAAGCCGAAGTCCTGCTCTGGATCGCTCAAGGCAAGTCCAACTCTGAAACTGCCATCCTCCTTGGCAGCGCCGAGGCCACGGTGAAGAAACACATGGAGCGCATCTTGCAGAAACTCGACGTGGAGAACCGCGGCGCCGCGGCGCTCATCGCCATCGAGACTTTGACGCGAGCATAA
- a CDS encoding HAMP domain-containing sensor histidine kinase, translating into MIHLRPSFAQRASVVRPVRFVCAAVVVVALIGSPWFLLQGQDMTTVPEVTLAEMHARIAKGDQSRVTTTCTVLFCSAPGSYYLRDDTGKIRAGYDANVRLKEGERVRFTGIPLTYQPVPLFRTQGLPGIPWFNVTSMEKAGNGRYPEPVPLRLEGLYKDRAEHAKHDGEYVHVTGRVMGYREFAGTASGPAWAERVKLDIVDVDVQGKNVEVMFHPGLNIQDAFPIGTVAKFAGVCRMGQMSSAAMVERASVHVLVPGMEHTQVLSLPPFWTIPKNQQNLKLAGMAFLLCLTGGASGWWLHRRRMNAVLVEKSRAELQRALEREQELNKLKTRFVSIVSHEFRTPLGIIGSSAEILEHYEGKLTPEQRKEHLHAITENVKRTARMMEDALALSRMDSGGITFNPAPLEVRAFCERLCDEMRSATARKNPIELEVALNVSGAVLLDEALLRHMLTNLLSNAVKYSEEGTPVQLRVQRIENGIRFEVEDHGIGIPESDRDRLFEAFHRAENVGHVHGTGLGLVIAKRCCDLHGGRISFQTIEGQGTTFTITLPQANPTT; encoded by the coding sequence ATGATCCATCTGCGCCCCAGCTTTGCGCAGCGAGCCTCGGTTGTACGACCGGTGCGCTTCGTCTGCGCGGCTGTGGTGGTGGTGGCTCTGATAGGGAGTCCGTGGTTTCTTCTACAGGGTCAGGACATGACGACCGTTCCGGAAGTCACTCTTGCAGAGATGCATGCACGCATTGCCAAAGGTGACCAATCCCGGGTGACCACCACCTGCACCGTCCTGTTCTGCTCTGCGCCGGGCTCCTACTACCTGCGTGATGATACCGGCAAGATTCGCGCAGGATACGATGCGAACGTGCGACTGAAGGAGGGTGAGCGTGTGCGCTTCACCGGCATTCCGTTGACCTACCAGCCGGTGCCGCTCTTCCGCACACAGGGCTTGCCTGGCATTCCGTGGTTCAATGTTACTTCGATGGAGAAAGCTGGAAATGGCAGATATCCCGAACCGGTTCCGCTCAGACTGGAGGGCCTCTATAAAGATCGTGCTGAGCACGCGAAGCATGACGGAGAGTATGTGCACGTCACTGGCAGGGTGATGGGCTACCGGGAATTCGCTGGCACCGCCTCGGGACCCGCCTGGGCTGAGCGAGTGAAGCTCGATATCGTCGATGTGGATGTGCAGGGGAAAAACGTGGAGGTCATGTTCCACCCTGGCCTCAACATCCAGGATGCGTTTCCCATCGGCACAGTCGCGAAGTTTGCCGGGGTCTGTCGGATGGGTCAGATGTCCAGCGCAGCCATGGTGGAGCGCGCCTCCGTACATGTACTCGTGCCAGGCATGGAGCATACGCAAGTGCTCAGCTTGCCGCCCTTCTGGACGATACCGAAGAACCAGCAAAATCTGAAACTCGCTGGCATGGCCTTCCTCTTGTGCCTCACAGGTGGCGCTTCCGGATGGTGGCTGCATCGGCGCAGAATGAATGCCGTCCTCGTGGAGAAAAGCCGGGCCGAACTGCAGCGTGCCCTTGAGCGCGAGCAGGAGCTGAACAAGCTGAAGACGCGCTTCGTCTCCATCGTGTCCCACGAGTTCCGCACCCCGCTGGGCATCATTGGATCTTCCGCGGAAATCTTGGAGCACTACGAGGGCAAGCTCACTCCCGAGCAGCGCAAGGAACATCTGCATGCCATCACGGAGAATGTGAAACGTACCGCGCGCATGATGGAGGATGCCCTGGCCCTGAGTCGCATGGACAGCGGGGGCATCACCTTCAATCCGGCCCCGCTGGAGGTGCGTGCCTTCTGCGAACGCCTCTGTGATGAAATGCGCTCCGCCACAGCGAGGAAGAATCCCATCGAACTCGAAGTGGCATTGAACGTGAGCGGCGCTGTCCTGCTGGATGAAGCCCTGCTCCGCCACATGCTGACGAATCTGCTCAGCAATGCCGTGAAATATTCGGAGGAAGGTACCCCGGTGCAGCTTCGGGTGCAGCGGATTGAAAATGGAATCCGCTTCGAGGTGGAGGACCATGGCATCGGCATTCCTGAGTCGGATCGCGATCGCCTGTTTGAAGCCTTCCACCGCGCGGAGAATGTGGGCCACGTCCACGGCACTGGCTTGGGGTTGGTCATCGCGAAACGCTGCTGCGACCTGCATGGTGGTCGCATCTCCTTCCAGACAATCGAAGGGCAGGGCACCACGTTCACCATCACCCTTCCTCAGGCGAACCCCACGACATGA
- a CDS encoding inverse autotransporter beta domain-containing protein — protein sequence MKFTHAVIMAACSLVLPALAGPVEKNPAITPQPIHEPWTLPLLGTGVKSNDVYTDGHIFLNVPLWSTIGTDGTLGGSYLFIEPYTSVGEGGESASSMGIGFRHLFNDQPISALTERGRAAFLEEGWYLGGSLFIDMLRTEHRNEFWQLGFGAEVDSRYLELRGNYYLPLESGRKGAGSQIDRQTFSSSSTRRNTHLSSAGDPFATGNLIAQDATYTTTATTTIRTTTLTRTTQFYERGMEGWDIEAGFLVPGLDEYMDVKIIGGYASMENQPFGPQERGTGPIRGWRAGLEVRPVPAVVLTGLWHENEAFTGSDWSAGIELQIPLDRTWKDAFKPRRRHLVERMAEPVHRQNAAIRLSHSAETKTKSETKVKRVTKVVAQSSQRIVLEDDIIFVNNGAPVGNGIQAGNDATGNGTAEAPMSTVQAGANIAQGNSNGSGRVWNVYTQGTAGGYTEDVTTNVGSVNFIGSGQAITAPSGKRFGSGPAPRVQGAFWAEDIPFFGMAGYHVDQSVGSGIRAINVSEVEIRSNRFTNTSNASVWVAANGTGESTALIANNRFSGAEFHAALVTSNDTASMEATVVNNIITGGENGIGALAFDDSTMRCTAIGNRITGVAEHGINLQMGDTRMDAFVHQNLVEGAGFNAMRIHGQGDGYSEIWADDNTFRAPVLHGIHVFLEDQYELFANFERNTFNQPGLNGVRVELTGGNEVHVNVYDSIFNGSGQHQINATNDGSGNLSMNIHDNTFRNAADTAIRVEFNNITILGMSIRRNSITGPGAHGIHVFGENGFNVHATIVDNRISNTGASGNGIYVAGTGNMPFEATVTGNVIAQVQDGVRLEVADTVEMEATVENNIIAGATGSGIHLEARELLLGPALLTANVLNNQVLQSPGDGISLINHDNNTLTTTIGGNTLSGITGRGIYAQGNNTSSTNVAVTGNTISNIRLQALHLQGLDTALMHMTFDGNTAAATGLDGLPQLTIEEAAGVTTFNGSVNNFIPPTPAATMTLDSIGNPSGTVRINGADVLLPVDLP from the coding sequence ATGAAATTCACCCACGCCGTTATCATGGCCGCCTGCAGCCTTGTCCTTCCCGCACTTGCAGGTCCAGTGGAAAAGAATCCCGCAATCACCCCACAGCCGATCCACGAACCGTGGACGCTGCCCCTCCTCGGCACCGGCGTGAAATCCAATGACGTCTACACGGACGGACACATTTTTCTGAATGTGCCCCTGTGGAGCACCATCGGCACAGATGGCACCCTTGGAGGCAGCTACCTGTTCATCGAGCCGTACACCAGCGTGGGTGAAGGTGGTGAGTCTGCCTCGTCGATGGGCATCGGCTTCCGCCATCTCTTCAATGACCAGCCCATCTCAGCGCTCACGGAGCGAGGTCGGGCAGCATTCCTGGAGGAGGGCTGGTACCTCGGCGGCAGTCTGTTCATCGATATGCTCAGGACCGAGCATCGCAATGAATTCTGGCAACTCGGGTTCGGCGCCGAGGTTGACTCGCGCTATCTGGAACTGCGAGGCAACTACTACCTGCCACTGGAAAGTGGACGCAAGGGGGCCGGCAGTCAGATTGATCGCCAGACATTTTCATCCAGCAGCACGAGGAGGAATACGCATCTGAGCAGCGCTGGTGATCCTTTCGCCACGGGAAACCTGATCGCGCAGGACGCTACCTACACCACAACGGCCACCACTACGATCCGCACGACCACGCTTACACGTACCACTCAGTTTTATGAACGAGGCATGGAAGGTTGGGACATCGAGGCGGGCTTTCTCGTTCCTGGGTTGGACGAATATATGGACGTGAAGATCATCGGCGGCTACGCCAGCATGGAGAATCAACCCTTCGGCCCGCAGGAGCGTGGCACTGGTCCTATTCGCGGATGGCGCGCCGGTCTTGAAGTGCGTCCCGTGCCTGCGGTGGTGCTGACTGGTTTGTGGCACGAGAATGAGGCCTTCACCGGCAGCGACTGGAGTGCCGGAATCGAGTTACAGATCCCGCTCGATCGCACGTGGAAGGATGCTTTCAAACCCCGTCGCCGCCATCTAGTGGAGCGCATGGCAGAGCCGGTGCATCGGCAGAATGCGGCCATCCGGCTCTCTCATAGCGCGGAGACCAAGACGAAATCCGAGACGAAAGTAAAGCGTGTGACCAAGGTCGTGGCGCAGAGTTCCCAACGGATTGTGCTGGAAGATGACATCATTTTTGTGAACAACGGAGCACCCGTGGGTAACGGCATCCAGGCGGGCAATGACGCCACCGGAAACGGCACGGCGGAGGCGCCCATGAGCACCGTGCAGGCCGGTGCGAACATCGCTCAAGGAAACAGCAACGGCTCAGGTCGCGTGTGGAATGTGTACACCCAGGGAACAGCCGGCGGCTACACGGAGGACGTGACCACGAATGTGGGCAGCGTGAACTTCATCGGCAGCGGTCAGGCCATTACCGCTCCATCAGGAAAGAGGTTTGGCAGTGGCCCCGCCCCACGCGTGCAGGGTGCGTTCTGGGCGGAGGACATTCCCTTCTTTGGCATGGCAGGCTACCACGTGGACCAGAGTGTGGGCTCCGGGATTCGTGCCATCAATGTTTCGGAAGTGGAGATCCGCAGCAACCGGTTCACGAACACCTCCAATGCCAGTGTGTGGGTGGCCGCGAATGGGACCGGTGAAAGTACTGCTTTGATAGCCAACAACCGTTTCAGCGGTGCGGAATTCCACGCGGCGCTCGTGACCAGCAACGATACTGCGAGCATGGAGGCCACCGTGGTGAACAATATCATCACCGGAGGGGAGAATGGCATCGGCGCCCTTGCCTTTGACGATTCCACCATGCGCTGCACCGCCATCGGCAATCGCATTACGGGTGTGGCTGAACATGGCATCAACTTGCAGATGGGCGACACCAGGATGGATGCCTTTGTGCATCAAAACCTCGTGGAAGGGGCAGGGTTTAATGCCATGAGAATTCACGGGCAGGGTGACGGCTATTCAGAGATATGGGCGGATGACAATACCTTCCGCGCTCCGGTCCTGCACGGTATCCACGTCTTTCTGGAAGATCAGTATGAACTGTTCGCCAACTTTGAGCGCAACACCTTCAATCAACCGGGGCTCAATGGCGTGCGGGTGGAACTCACGGGAGGCAACGAGGTCCATGTCAATGTGTATGACAGTATCTTCAACGGATCCGGGCAGCACCAGATCAATGCCACGAATGATGGGAGCGGCAATCTGTCGATGAACATTCATGACAACACGTTCCGAAACGCTGCGGACACAGCGATCAGGGTGGAGTTCAACAATATCACCATCCTGGGCATGTCCATCCGGCGCAATTCGATCACCGGCCCGGGTGCTCATGGGATTCACGTTTTCGGGGAGAATGGCTTCAATGTGCATGCCACCATCGTGGACAACCGCATTTCAAATACCGGAGCTTCTGGCAATGGCATCTATGTGGCGGGAACTGGCAACATGCCCTTTGAGGCCACGGTCACAGGAAACGTGATCGCGCAGGTGCAGGATGGAGTGCGTCTCGAAGTGGCTGACACGGTGGAGATGGAAGCTACGGTGGAAAATAACATCATCGCGGGTGCGACGGGGTCGGGCATCCATCTCGAGGCGAGGGAACTTCTCTTGGGCCCTGCTTTGCTGACGGCAAACGTGCTGAACAACCAGGTGCTGCAGTCTCCGGGTGACGGCATCTCCCTCATCAACCACGACAACAACACCCTGACGACCACCATCGGTGGAAACACGCTCTCCGGTATCACAGGACGGGGCATTTATGCGCAGGGGAATAACACCAGTTCCACCAACGTGGCCGTCACTGGAAACACCATCTCCAATATCCGCCTTCAAGCGTTGCATCTCCAGGGTCTGGACACCGCCCTGATGCATATGACCTTTGATGGAAACACTGCCGCGGCAACCGGGTTGGATGGACTTCCGCAGCTTACCATCGAGGAAGCGGCAGGGGTCACGACCTTTAATGGATCGGTGAACAACTTCATTCCTCCCACACCTGCCGCGACCATGACCTTGGATAGCATAGGCAACCCTTCCGGCACGGTCCGCATCAATGGAGCGGATGTACTGCTTCCCGTAGACCTGCCGTGA
- a CDS encoding PPK2 family polyphosphate kinase, protein MPKIDLAQFRFPQSSPIRLRKLPTKIKALFTDDADYRAKLSSVRDDINEMQAQMYAHDRHSMLVVFQAMDAAGKDSTVEHVFSGVNPQGVEVHSFKAPTIDELDHDFLWRSTTRLPPRGKIGVFNRSYYEEVLICKVHPEIIQKYQRLPEAKTKDMKKLYQHRYESITDFEKHLARNGTHVVKFFLHISHKEQAERFLARIDDPSKNWKFNEGDLAEREHWEEYMDAYEECIRKTGTPDSPWYVIPGDSKKNMRLIVASVLRHEMRKLHLEWPQFPEDEKAAMARSKKKLAAELGKLGK, encoded by the coding sequence ATGCCGAAAATTGATCTTGCCCAGTTCCGTTTTCCCCAAAGCTCCCCCATCAGGCTGCGGAAACTGCCCACGAAAATCAAAGCATTGTTCACCGACGATGCTGACTACCGGGCCAAGCTGAGTTCCGTGCGGGACGACATCAATGAAATGCAGGCGCAGATGTATGCGCATGACCGGCACTCGATGCTGGTGGTGTTCCAGGCCATGGATGCCGCGGGGAAGGACAGCACCGTGGAGCATGTGTTTTCCGGTGTGAATCCACAGGGGGTGGAAGTGCACTCCTTCAAGGCGCCGACGATCGATGAACTCGACCACGACTTCCTCTGGCGCTCCACCACGAGGCTGCCTCCACGCGGCAAGATCGGCGTCTTCAATCGCAGCTACTACGAGGAGGTGCTCATCTGCAAGGTGCACCCGGAGATCATCCAGAAGTATCAGCGTCTGCCCGAGGCGAAGACGAAGGACATGAAGAAGCTCTACCAGCACCGCTACGAGAGCATCACCGACTTCGAAAAGCACCTCGCGCGCAATGGCACGCATGTGGTGAAATTCTTCCTGCACATCTCCCACAAGGAACAAGCCGAGCGTTTCCTGGCCCGCATCGATGACCCTTCCAAGAACTGGAAGTTCAACGAAGGTGACCTCGCCGAACGTGAGCATTGGGAAGAGTACATGGATGCGTATGAGGAGTGCATCCGGAAGACCGGCACCCCGGACTCGCCCTGGTATGTGATCCCTGGTGACAGCAAAAAGAACATGCGCCTCATCGTGGCCAGCGTCCTGCGCCATGAAATGCGCAAGCTGCATCTGGAGTGGCCCCAGTTCCCCGAGGACGAGAAGGCCGCCATGGCGCGCAGCAAGAAGAAGCTGGCAGCCGAGCTCGGAAAGCTGGGTAAATAG